The Bernardetia litoralis DSM 6794 genome includes a window with the following:
- a CDS encoding nucleotide exchange factor GrpE, translating into MNTNNHSDNDSTKNQTEENQNSEANTDTSAETNEETTAQADNSTEPDYQTELLELKDKHLRLYSEFDNFRRRTAKEKIEHTQLANKNIMAALIPVLDDFQRAEVSINQAEDQDSKADIAFDAIGILQKRFRSVLEQQGLKEMESPVGKPLDTDVHEAITTTPAPSEDLKGKIVDQVEKGYFLNDKVVRFAKVVVGA; encoded by the coding sequence ATGAATACTAACAATCATTCAGATAACGATTCTACAAAAAATCAAACTGAAGAAAACCAAAATTCAGAAGCAAATACAGACACTTCGGCAGAAACCAATGAAGAAACAACAGCACAAGCTGACAATTCAACAGAGCCAGATTATCAAACAGAACTTTTAGAATTGAAAGACAAACATTTGCGTTTGTATTCTGAGTTTGACAATTTCCGTCGTCGTACTGCCAAAGAAAAAATTGAACATACACAGCTTGCAAATAAAAATATAATGGCTGCACTTATTCCTGTGTTGGATGATTTTCAGCGTGCAGAGGTTTCTATCAATCAAGCAGAAGACCAAGATTCAAAAGCAGATATTGCTTTTGATGCGATTGGAATTTTGCAAAAACGTTTTCGTTCTGTTTTGGAGCAACAAGGTCTTAAAGAAATGGAATCTCCTGTTGGAAAACCACTAGATACAGATGTACATGAAGCTATTACAACTACACCAGCACCTTCAGAAGATTTGAAAGGCAAAATAGTTGATCAAGTAGAAAAAGGATATTTTCTCAACGATAAAGTAGTTCGTTTTGCTAAAGTAGTTGTGGGTGCATAA
- a CDS encoding Fur family transcriptional regulator — translation MALNEETYNEVKKIFTAYLENKSLRKTPERFAILEEIYTREGHFDVESLYISMKNKNYRVSRATVYNTLDLLVDCDLVSKHQFGKNMAQYEKCYGYRQHDHLICTDCHKVIEFCDPRIHNIQTMIGELLNFKVMHHSLNLYGVCADCQAKTQHEKDQKEKQLNADS, via the coding sequence ATGGCACTCAACGAAGAAACATATAACGAAGTCAAGAAAATATTTACAGCTTATTTAGAGAACAAATCATTACGCAAAACCCCTGAACGTTTTGCAATTTTAGAAGAAATTTATACACGAGAAGGACATTTTGATGTAGAATCCCTTTATATTAGTATGAAAAATAAAAATTATAGGGTAAGTCGTGCGACAGTCTATAATACCTTGGATTTGCTAGTTGATTGTGATTTGGTAAGTAAGCATCAGTTTGGGAAAAACATGGCGCAGTATGAAAAATGTTATGGCTATCGTCAGCATGACCATCTTATTTGTACAGATTGTCATAAAGTAATTGAGTTTTGTGACCCACGTATTCATAATATTCAAACAATGATAGGAGAGCTTTTAAATTTCAAGGTAATGCACCATTCACTAAATTTATATGGTGTTTGTGCTGATTGTCAAGCCAAAACACAGCATGAAAAAGACCAAAAAGAAAAACAGTTAAATGCAGATAGTTAA
- the dnaJ gene encoding molecular chaperone DnaJ: MSKRDYYEVLGVSRTSSTDEIKKAYRKIAIKYHPDKNPGDESAEDKFKEAAEAYDALGNAEKKAKYDRFGHQGMNGGGGGFQSADDIFSNFGDIFGNGFGGGGGSPFDDIFGGGRGGQRQKKGSSVRIKLKLTLQEIAHGVDKKIKVKRQVLCDTCDGSGAKDASAKQTCKQCNGSGQVRRVTNTMLGQMVTTAACPSCNGQGAIITDPCKSCSGEGVQMKEEVTEIKLPAGIEDGMQLSMAGKGNYPPRGGVAGDLLILIEEEEHKFLKREGKNVHYDLCISFPDAVLGTTVEVPTIDGSVKVPIDAGTQGGKILRLRGKGIRPYNTYETGDQLIHVNVWIPQKLSKDERKEMEKLKISDNFAPDLDKQDRSFFDKVKEFFN, encoded by the coding sequence ATGAGCAAGAGAGACTATTATGAAGTATTGGGTGTTTCACGTACTTCATCAACCGACGAGATTAAAAAGGCTTATCGAAAGATAGCAATTAAATACCACCCAGATAAAAATCCAGGTGATGAGTCAGCAGAAGATAAATTTAAAGAAGCTGCTGAAGCATACGATGCACTAGGAAACGCAGAGAAAAAAGCAAAATATGACCGTTTTGGACATCAAGGAATGAATGGTGGAGGTGGTGGCTTCCAAAGTGCAGATGATATTTTCTCTAACTTTGGAGATATATTTGGAAATGGTTTTGGAGGTGGAGGTGGCTCTCCTTTTGATGATATTTTTGGTGGTGGAAGAGGTGGACAACGCCAAAAGAAAGGTTCTTCTGTTCGTATCAAACTAAAACTTACTCTTCAAGAAATTGCTCACGGAGTAGATAAAAAAATTAAAGTTAAGCGTCAGGTTTTATGTGATACTTGTGATGGTTCGGGTGCAAAAGATGCCTCTGCTAAACAAACTTGTAAGCAATGTAATGGAAGTGGGCAAGTAAGACGTGTTACAAATACAATGCTTGGACAAATGGTAACAACAGCAGCATGTCCTTCTTGTAACGGACAAGGGGCAATAATTACTGACCCTTGTAAATCGTGTAGTGGTGAAGGTGTACAGATGAAAGAAGAAGTAACTGAAATCAAATTACCAGCAGGAATTGAGGACGGAATGCAGCTTTCAATGGCAGGAAAAGGAAATTATCCACCACGAGGAGGTGTTGCAGGCGATTTATTGATTCTTATTGAAGAAGAAGAACATAAATTTCTCAAAAGAGAAGGAAAAAATGTACATTATGATTTATGTATTAGTTTCCCTGATGCTGTCTTGGGAACAACTGTTGAAGTTCCGACCATTGATGGCAGCGTAAAAGTTCCAATTGATGCAGGTACACAAGGTGGAAAAATATTGAGATTGCGTGGAAAAGGAATTCGCCCATACAATACCTATGAAACAGGCGACCAGCTCATTCATGTAAATGTTTGGATTCCTCAAAAGCTCTCTAAAGATGAACGTAAAGAAATGGAAAAACTTAAAATTTCAGATAATTTTGCGCCAGATTTGGACAAACAAGACCGTTCTTTTTTTGATAAAGTAAAAGAATTTTTTAATTAA
- a CDS encoding adenylosuccinate synthase, giving the protein MDILLGLQWGDEGKGKIVDFLAPKYDVVARFQGGPNAGHTLFFDGLKHVLHQIPSGIFRPTIQNVVGNGVVLDAVILKREIEALQKLGVDVKKSLFFSKKAQLILPTHRILDAAQEKAKGNNKIGSTLKGISPTYQDKIGRSGLRLGDTLYPNFEERYNTTKTKHLERLGDLNGNASESILPADFGQIEKEFFAAIEFLKEFKMIESEYFVNDAIKANKKVLAEGAQGTLLDIDFGSYPFVTSSNTVSAGACTGLGVAPSKVKEVFGIFKAYCTRVGSGPFPTELEDETGESLRKFGGEFGATTGRPRRCGWLDLPSLNYAVMINGVTQLFMMKADVLTPFDEIKVCTHYKLEDGTITDRVPHDIVTQNIEPIYKTFEGWEDVAEGITSFDQLPKNLQTYIEFIEENVGAPITLVSFGPERNATLMRNELQVI; this is encoded by the coding sequence ATGGATATTCTACTCGGCTTACAATGGGGCGACGAAGGTAAAGGAAAAATTGTTGATTTTTTAGCTCCTAAATATGATGTGGTGGCACGCTTTCAAGGAGGCCCAAATGCTGGACATACGCTTTTCTTTGATGGTTTGAAGCATGTTTTGCATCAAATCCCATCTGGTATTTTTCGCCCTACTATTCAAAATGTAGTGGGAAATGGGGTTGTTTTAGATGCTGTAATCTTGAAAAGAGAAATTGAAGCTCTTCAAAAATTAGGTGTTGATGTGAAAAAATCGTTGTTCTTCTCTAAAAAAGCACAGCTTATTTTGCCTACGCATAGAATTTTGGATGCTGCACAAGAAAAAGCAAAAGGAAATAATAAAATTGGTTCGACACTAAAAGGAATCAGTCCAACTTATCAAGACAAAATCGGTCGTTCTGGTCTTCGTTTGGGAGATACTTTATATCCTAACTTTGAAGAACGTTATAATACTACCAAAACAAAGCATTTGGAAAGACTTGGTGATTTGAATGGCAATGCAAGTGAATCTATCTTACCTGCCGATTTTGGTCAAATTGAAAAAGAATTTTTTGCTGCAATTGAATTTTTGAAAGAATTCAAAATGATTGAAAGTGAATACTTTGTTAATGATGCCATCAAAGCAAACAAAAAAGTATTAGCTGAAGGCGCACAAGGAACACTTTTAGATATTGATTTTGGTTCATATCCTTTTGTTACAAGTTCAAATACTGTTTCGGCTGGTGCTTGTACTGGTTTGGGAGTTGCGCCAAGCAAAGTAAAAGAAGTTTTTGGAATTTTTAAAGCCTATTGTACACGAGTAGGAAGTGGTCCTTTTCCAACTGAATTAGAAGATGAAACAGGAGAATCACTTCGAAAATTTGGAGGAGAATTTGGAGCTACAACAGGAAGACCTCGTCGTTGTGGTTGGTTAGATTTGCCTTCTCTGAATTATGCTGTTATGATAAATGGAGTTACTCAACTTTTTATGATGAAAGCAGATGTTCTTACACCTTTTGATGAAATAAAAGTGTGTACACATTATAAATTAGAAGATGGAACAATCACAGACAGAGTTCCTCATGACATTGTAACTCAAAATATTGAACCCATTTATAAAACTTTTGAAGGTTGGGAAGATGTTGCTGAAGGAATTACTTCTTTTGACCAGCTTCCAAAAAATCTACAAACTTATATTGAATTTATAGAAGAAAATGTAGGCGCACCAATTACGCTTGTTTCTTTTGGTCCTGAAAGAAATGCAACATTGATGAGAAATGAATTGCAGGTAATTTAA
- a CDS encoding acyl-CoA thioesterase — MNLKTEAIQELINKSKTSIFKAVFPNTTNHYDTLFGGVAMQLMDEVAFITATRFSRKKVVTVSSDRIDFKVPIAAGTIIELIGEVSRVGTTSLDVRVEIFIEEMYSKKREQAITGNFSFVAIDENKKPTPIF, encoded by the coding sequence ATGAATTTAAAGACAGAAGCTATACAAGAACTTATTAACAAATCAAAAACTAGCATTTTTAAAGCTGTTTTTCCAAATACGACCAATCATTATGATACACTTTTTGGGGGAGTGGCTATGCAACTCATGGACGAAGTTGCATTTATTACAGCAACTCGTTTTAGTCGCAAAAAGGTAGTTACAGTATCTTCTGACCGTATTGATTTTAAAGTTCCTATTGCAGCAGGTACAATTATAGAACTCATTGGAGAAGTCTCAAGAGTGGGAACTACAAGCCTTGATGTAAGGGTAGAAATTTTTATTGAAGAAATGTATTCTAAAAAAAGAGAACAAGCCATTACAGGAAATTTTAGTTTTGTGGCTATTGATGAAAATAAAAAACCTACTCCTATCTTTTAA
- the dprA gene encoding DNA-processing protein DprA, with protein MSNSRQFQVALSLLPHVGAKTAKLLISYCGSAEDVFSISPSKILKIPNVGQKIVNSIKENKTEVLHKAEKQLAIAEKQGVKILIYTDKNYPQRLLRHEDSPYILYYKGNADLNAQKTVGIVGTRKATEYGKEMTQKIVRDLTKYNPLIVSGLAYGIDIFSHRASLENGLDTIGVMANGLDKIYPAVHKNTAFEMTEQGGLLTEECFGTTPDAPRFPQRNRVIAGLSDVLIVVEAAAKGGALITAHIANAYNCEVFAVPGRLDSASSAGCNRLIRNHHAHIYTAVEDIEYILKWDLDEQNIPPIKKMNIQLTMEEQIIINKLEESGGTMAIDNLSIKTQIPLGELAGQLLMMEMKGIIKALPGKQFKVIG; from the coding sequence ATGTCTAATAGTCGTCAATTTCAAGTAGCTTTATCACTTTTACCACATGTAGGCGCAAAAACAGCAAAACTTTTGATTAGTTATTGTGGCTCTGCTGAAGATGTTTTTAGTATTTCTCCTTCCAAAATTCTCAAAATTCCGAATGTAGGACAAAAAATAGTTAATTCTATAAAAGAAAATAAAACAGAAGTTTTACATAAAGCTGAAAAACAATTAGCTATTGCTGAAAAACAAGGTGTCAAAATATTGATTTATACAGACAAAAATTATCCTCAACGCCTTCTTCGACATGAAGATTCTCCTTATATTTTATATTACAAAGGAAATGCTGATTTGAATGCTCAAAAAACCGTGGGGATTGTAGGAACACGCAAAGCAACAGAATATGGAAAAGAAATGACTCAAAAAATAGTTAGGGATTTGACAAAATATAATCCTTTAATTGTTAGTGGTTTGGCGTATGGAATTGATATTTTTTCACACAGAGCAAGTCTTGAAAACGGCTTAGATACAATTGGAGTAATGGCAAATGGACTTGATAAAATTTATCCAGCTGTTCATAAAAACACAGCTTTTGAGATGACCGAACAAGGAGGACTTCTGACAGAAGAATGCTTTGGAACTACACCTGATGCTCCTCGTTTTCCTCAGCGAAACCGAGTAATTGCAGGTCTTTCAGATGTTTTGATTGTGGTAGAAGCTGCTGCGAAAGGAGGCGCACTTATTACAGCACATATTGCAAATGCGTATAATTGTGAAGTTTTTGCTGTACCAGGAAGATTGGATTCTGCAAGTTCGGCTGGTTGTAATCGTCTTATTCGCAATCATCATGCTCATATTTATACAGCAGTTGAAGATATTGAATATATTTTGAAATGGGATTTGGATGAGCAAAACATTCCACCTATCAAAAAAATGAATATTCAACTAACCATGGAAGAACAAATCATCATCAATAAATTAGAAGAAAGTGGAGGAACAATGGCAATAGATAATCTTTCAATCAAAACACAAATTCCACTCGGAGAGCTTGCAGGACAATTATTGATGATGGAAATGAAAGGAATTATTAAGGCTTTACCTGGAAAACAGTTTAAAGTAATTGGTTAA
- a CDS encoding diphthine--ammonia ligase — translation MSGNKKTLPKAAFFWSGGKDSAYCLQKILQEKNYEISYLITTLSLPYKRITMHGIKEELLEQQAESIGIPLIKFFLSEGTNKEYEEKMNTILQNLKGEGIEIIIFGDIFLEDLREYRENQLKETGMKAIFPLWKIDTNFLVNDFINQGFESVTCCVSDAFLDESFVGQKIDKTFLQQLPKQVDACGENGEFHSFCTSAPYFSKKIEIKVGEKLYKPLPIQANSDCDLPSENKVKGFWFAELELN, via the coding sequence ATGTCAGGAAATAAAAAAACACTTCCTAAAGCTGCCTTTTTTTGGAGTGGTGGAAAAGATTCGGCTTACTGTCTTCAAAAAATTTTGCAAGAGAAAAACTATGAAATATCCTATCTCATCACTACACTTAGTTTGCCTTACAAAAGAATTACGATGCATGGGATTAAAGAAGAATTATTAGAACAACAAGCTGAAAGTATTGGAATTCCATTAATCAAATTCTTTTTATCAGAAGGAACAAATAAAGAATACGAAGAAAAAATGAATACTATTCTTCAAAACTTAAAGGGTGAAGGAATAGAAATTATTATTTTTGGAGATATTTTTTTAGAAGATTTGAGAGAATACCGAGAAAATCAACTCAAAGAAACAGGAATGAAAGCTATTTTTCCTCTTTGGAAAATAGACACAAATTTTTTAGTAAATGATTTTATAAATCAAGGTTTTGAGTCAGTTACTTGTTGTGTGAGTGATGCTTTTTTAGATGAATCTTTTGTAGGACAAAAAATTGATAAGACTTTCTTACAACAACTTCCAAAACAGGTTGATGCTTGTGGCGAAAATGGCGAATTTCATTCTTTTTGTACTTCTGCTCCTTATTTTTCTAAGAAAATAGAAATTAAAGTAGGAGAAAAATTATACAAACCTCTTCCTATCCAAGCAAATTCAGATTGTGATTTGCCAAGTGAAAATAAAGTAAAAGGTTTTTGGTTTGCAGAATTAGAATTAAACTAA
- a CDS encoding SRPBCC family protein, producing the protein MPTIKLTTFISSSQEIVFDLSRSIDLHKISTQKTNEEAIAGITTGLINLEESVTWRAKHFGIYQKLTSKITAFERPHSFIDEMVKGAFKSFKHQHIFKKTENLIEMIDIFEYKSPLGIFGKLADTIFLEIYMTNLLKERNQIIKEFAESDKWKIILKEDLYK; encoded by the coding sequence ATGCCAACCATAAAACTAACTACATTTATTTCATCCAGTCAAGAAATTGTCTTTGATTTATCAAGAAGTATAGATTTACACAAAATTTCTACTCAAAAAACTAATGAAGAAGCAATTGCAGGCATAACAACTGGACTTATCAACTTAGAGGAATCAGTAACTTGGCGAGCCAAACATTTTGGAATTTATCAAAAACTGACTTCTAAAATTACAGCTTTTGAAAGACCTCATTCTTTTATAGATGAAATGGTAAAAGGTGCTTTCAAATCTTTCAAACACCAACATATCTTCAAAAAAACAGAAAATTTGATTGAAATGATAGATATTTTTGAATATAAATCACCATTGGGAATTTTTGGAAAACTCGCTGATACTATTTTTTTAGAAATTTATATGACAAATTTATTAAAAGAGAGAAATCAAATTATCAAAGAATTTGCAGAATCTGACAAATGGAAAATAATTTTAAAGGAAGATTTATATAAATAA
- a CDS encoding DUF5916 domain-containing protein, producing the protein MHHFYFSVFFTFCFYLFQIPVFSQDISNQSKSIINKQKIDSLSISPYQLSVRKTAAIRVDGVLDEEIWQLSEIATGFVQNFPTDTLLAISQTEVRVAYDENYLYVAAVCKGNPNQKYIVSSMKRDYDWTTNDNFSVNLNPFGDGLNGVYFTVSPVGAQLEGLISEGDRDDSNWDNKWYSAVSNLPDGSWTCEIAIPFKTLRYPKDKSKWKVNFARNDAFRNEFSAWVPVPIQFSTISLAFAGELIFDKKLEKVGSNISIIPYLAGSLIKDNTNNLPYKTTGNIGGDAKIAVSPSLNLDLTINPDFSQVEVDQQVTNLSRFEIFFPEKRQFFLENSDLFANFGFSKMRPFFSRRVGIAFDTTINQNVQNPILYGARLSGKVNKDWRVGLLNMQTGQDEEKGIIGNNYTVAAFQRQIFSRSNIAAIFVNRQETGNETSDKPYTRMAGIDYNLQSKDSKWRGKIFYHHAFLPDEKDGTFAHAAYLAYNTRKFYAVWNHELVGKNYNINDIGYVLRKGLWRFEDWVGYNIYPKKGKIQKHNFHAYFNTYTDLNWKITDRNLSFEYNAELFNTSSFGASFFNDYTYLFSSFDPTNSDGKQFEEGTEFTNTGGYIYLNTDSRKRFNFSTSTSYSTYFTGTRFNVDGTIRYRFQPYGQFAVSFDHNIIDLPEPYNDATFWIISPRLDMSFSRSLFLTTFLQYNTQADNVNLNARFQWRFKPVSDFFIVYSENYLPENFGSKNRAIVAKISYWFNL; encoded by the coding sequence ATGCACCATTTTTACTTTTCTGTTTTTTTTACTTTTTGCTTTTATTTATTTCAAATTCCTGTTTTTTCTCAAGATATTTCTAATCAATCAAAAAGTATTATAAATAAACAAAAAATTGATTCTCTGTCTATTTCTCCTTATCAGCTTTCAGTTAGAAAAACGGCTGCTATTCGTGTAGATGGTGTGCTTGATGAAGAAATTTGGCAGCTTTCAGAAATAGCAACAGGTTTTGTTCAAAATTTTCCTACTGATACATTATTAGCTATTTCACAGACCGAAGTACGAGTCGCTTATGATGAAAATTATCTGTATGTTGCTGCCGTTTGTAAAGGAAATCCTAATCAAAAATACATTGTTTCTTCTATGAAAAGAGATTATGATTGGACAACAAATGATAATTTTTCTGTCAATCTTAATCCTTTTGGAGATGGTTTGAATGGTGTTTATTTTACAGTTTCTCCTGTTGGAGCGCAATTGGAAGGGCTTATTTCGGAAGGTGATAGAGATGATTCGAACTGGGATAATAAATGGTATAGTGCCGTTTCAAATTTGCCTGATGGCTCTTGGACGTGTGAAATTGCGATTCCTTTCAAGACACTTCGTTATCCAAAAGATAAATCAAAATGGAAAGTAAATTTTGCCCGTAATGATGCCTTTAGAAATGAGTTTTCGGCTTGGGTTCCTGTTCCAATTCAATTTTCAACAATTTCTTTGGCTTTTGCAGGAGAGCTTATTTTTGATAAAAAATTAGAAAAAGTAGGTTCTAATATTTCTATTATTCCTTATTTGGCTGGCTCATTAATAAAAGATAATACAAATAATTTGCCTTATAAAACAACAGGAAATATTGGAGGTGATGCAAAAATTGCTGTTTCGCCTTCTTTGAATTTAGATTTGACAATAAACCCTGATTTTTCTCAAGTAGAAGTAGATCAACAAGTTACAAATTTAAGTCGTTTTGAAATTTTTTTTCCAGAAAAAAGACAATTTTTTTTAGAAAATAGTGATTTGTTTGCCAATTTTGGTTTTAGTAAAATGCGTCCTTTTTTCTCTCGTCGTGTGGGAATTGCTTTTGATACAACAATCAATCAAAATGTCCAAAATCCTATTTTATACGGTGCAAGATTGAGTGGAAAAGTAAATAAAGATTGGCGAGTAGGTCTTTTAAATATGCAAACAGGACAAGATGAAGAAAAAGGAATTATTGGTAATAATTATACTGTTGCAGCTTTTCAAAGACAGATTTTTTCTCGTTCTAATATTGCTGCTATTTTTGTGAACCGTCAGGAAACAGGAAATGAAACTTCAGACAAACCCTATACAAGAATGGCTGGAATTGATTATAATCTGCAATCAAAAGACAGTAAATGGAGAGGCAAAATATTTTATCATCACGCTTTTTTGCCAGATGAAAAAGATGGAACTTTTGCTCACGCAGCTTATCTAGCCTACAATACACGCAAATTTTATGCTGTTTGGAATCATGAATTAGTAGGAAAAAATTATAATATTAATGATATTGGGTATGTTCTTAGAAAAGGACTTTGGCGTTTTGAAGATTGGGTTGGTTATAATATTTATCCAAAAAAAGGAAAAATTCAGAAACATAATTTTCACGCTTATTTTAATACTTACACTGACTTAAATTGGAAAATAACTGATAGAAATTTATCCTTTGAATATAATGCCGAACTTTTTAATACAAGTAGTTTTGGTGCAAGTTTTTTTAATGATTACACTTATTTATTTTCTAGTTTTGACCCTACTAATTCTGATGGAAAACAATTTGAAGAAGGAACGGAATTTACAAATACAGGAGGATATATTTATCTAAATACAGATTCTCGTAAACGTTTTAATTTTTCTACTTCAACATCTTATAGCACCTATTTTACAGGAACTCGTTTTAATGTTGATGGAACAATTCGTTATCGTTTTCAGCCCTACGGACAATTTGCAGTCAGTTTTGACCATAATATTATTGATTTACCAGAGCCTTATAATGATGCTACCTTTTGGATTATTAGTCCTCGTTTGGATATGTCATTTAGTCGAAGTCTTTTCTTAACGACTTTTTTACAATACAATACACAAGCTGATAATGTCAATTTGAATGCTCGTTTTCAATGGCGTTTTAAGCCTGTTTCAGACTTTTTTATTGTTTATTCAGAAAATTATCTACCTGAAAATTTTGGTTCAAAGAACCGTGCTATTGTGGCAAAAATTTCATATTGGTTTAATCTTTAA
- a CDS encoding STAS domain-containing protein produces MNFTHMLKDKVLLLELEGDLLGANKENEVLEVVKDQIEEKITSCVIDISKVGYMNSTGLSFLIRLLTRFRNAGGDLVLLKPSEQAKKLLVITKLNNIFSVAQTEEEAVKLFD; encoded by the coding sequence ATGAATTTTACGCATATGCTCAAAGACAAGGTTCTTCTTTTAGAATTAGAAGGTGATTTGTTGGGAGCAAACAAGGAGAACGAAGTATTGGAAGTTGTCAAAGACCAAATTGAAGAAAAAATTACTTCTTGTGTCATTGATATTTCGAAGGTAGGTTATATGAATAGCACAGGGCTTAGTTTCCTTATTCGTCTTCTTACTCGCTTTAGAAATGCAGGTGGAGATTTGGTACTTTTAAAACCATCTGAGCAAGCCAAAAAATTACTTGTTATTACAAAACTCAATAATATTTTTTCTGTTGCACAAACAGAAGAAGAAGCTGTTAAACTTTTTGATTAA
- a CDS encoding class I SAM-dependent rRNA methyltransferase: MTSYPIVLLKKGREKSILNQHPWIFSGAVQKMPNLPNGEIVAVQDAGGRILGYGFFDPNSQITCRIFEFTRFHDKKTEFIADEAYFHQKIKNAYNLRENYLLNSSTNAYRLLHAEGDFFSGVIVDIYDTVASVQLLTKGTERIAKHIFSGIRAIGIEHIYLHIKESTKNIEGLGEDAIIKQGWQLEEGQTKNDIPLMPVQILENNLKFKVDVVNGQKTGFFIDQRENRELVKQYSKDKSVLNCFGYTGGFSVYAIDGGAKKVVSVDISKDATDEANQNVALNFNSLMRANNNHEAIAQDCFEYLKGLDTNLETNEEEQFDIIILDPPAFSKNKRSLPKASRGYINLNELGFKKVKSGGLVFTFSCSGSVSKDLFRKLVFTAAAEAGRKVRIVHQLTQPLDHPINIYHPEGEYLKGLVLQVE; encoded by the coding sequence ATGACTTCTTATCCAATAGTACTACTCAAAAAAGGCAGAGAAAAATCAATCTTAAATCAACATCCTTGGATATTTTCGGGAGCAGTTCAGAAGATGCCAAATCTTCCAAATGGTGAAATTGTGGCTGTTCAAGATGCAGGTGGACGTATTTTGGGATATGGATTCTTTGACCCAAATAGTCAAATTACCTGTCGTATTTTTGAATTTACTCGTTTTCATGACAAAAAAACAGAATTTATAGCTGATGAAGCCTACTTTCATCAAAAAATCAAAAATGCGTATAATTTACGTGAAAATTATTTGCTAAATTCTTCTACAAATGCGTACCGACTTTTACATGCAGAAGGTGATTTTTTTTCTGGAGTAATTGTAGATATTTATGATACTGTTGCTTCGGTTCAGCTTCTCACAAAAGGAACAGAACGCATTGCAAAGCATATTTTTAGTGGAATTCGTGCCATCGGAATCGAACATATTTACCTGCACATAAAAGAAAGTACAAAGAATATTGAGGGATTGGGAGAAGATGCAATCATAAAACAAGGGTGGCAATTAGAAGAAGGACAAACAAAAAATGATATTCCATTAATGCCAGTTCAGATTTTAGAAAACAATCTGAAATTCAAAGTTGATGTTGTAAATGGACAAAAAACAGGCTTTTTTATAGACCAAAGAGAAAACCGAGAACTTGTAAAACAATATTCAAAAGATAAGTCAGTCTTGAATTGTTTTGGTTATACAGGTGGTTTTAGTGTTTATGCAATTGATGGAGGTGCAAAAAAAGTTGTTTCGGTAGATATTTCGAAAGATGCAACCGATGAAGCAAATCAAAATGTAGCTCTTAATTTTAATAGCTTGATGAGAGCTAACAACAATCATGAAGCCATCGCACAAGATTGTTTTGAATATTTGAAAGGGCTAGATACAAATTTAGAAACCAATGAAGAAGAACAATTTGATATAATTATTCTTGACCCTCCAGCTTTTTCTAAAAACAAACGTTCACTTCCGAAGGCTTCACGAGGTTATATTAATCTGAATGAATTAGGTTTTAAGAAAGTTAAAAGTGGAGGTTTAGTTTTTACTTTTTCGTGTTCGGGAAGTGTGAGTAAAGATTTATTTAGAAAATTAGTATTTACAGCAGCAGCAGAAGCAGGACGCAAAGTCAGAATTGTTCATCAACTGACTCAACCTTTAGATCATCCAATAAATATTTATCACCCAGAAGGAGAATATTTAAAAGGTTTGGTGTTGCAAGTAGAATAA